Proteins from one Devosia chinhatensis genomic window:
- a CDS encoding response regulator, whose product MSEPGFIALVDDDDHSAYLLTRMMAAHGAPAISHFGTAALGEGQIAAMLQDPLANWPGLVIIDLKSHSSANLEFLERNQALFRQKGIPIAVMSPPLSAAGCEALTAAGAAGIFFRHAELDAYRREAAAIVTFWARHQRLDAIGM is encoded by the coding sequence ATGTCCGAACCTGGCTTTATTGCGCTCGTCGATGACGACGATCATTCCGCCTATCTGCTCACAAGGATGATGGCGGCTCATGGTGCGCCGGCCATCAGCCATTTCGGCACCGCCGCGCTTGGCGAAGGCCAGATCGCGGCCATGCTACAGGATCCCTTGGCCAATTGGCCGGGGCTCGTCATCATCGATCTCAAGAGCCACAGCAGCGCCAATCTCGAGTTTCTGGAGCGCAACCAGGCGCTGTTTCGGCAGAAGGGCATTCCAATCGCGGTCATGAGCCCGCCGCTTTCCGCAGCCGGATGCGAGGCGCTTACCGCTGCTGGCGCTGCCGGCATCTTCTTCCGCCATGCGGAACTCGACGCCTATCGGCGCGAGGCAGCGGCCATCGTCACCTTCTGGGCGCGCCACCAGCGCCTCGACGCGATCGGCATGTGA
- a CDS encoding MgtC/SapB family protein translates to MDVGNSFGLVETYLPQHIIALRLLMAAIFGALIGFEREINTAEAGLRTHILVAVAAALFTILTFEIFHTIEVGSQGPQADPIRAVEAVTAGIAFLGAGAIFRSGRNVQGLTTGAGMWLAGAVGVATALGFYIVAAMVALFAVLVLAALRAFSHHVLGHKSAEVVADEMSRGEKP, encoded by the coding sequence ATGGATGTCGGCAATTCATTCGGCCTGGTCGAAACCTATCTTCCCCAGCACATTATCGCGCTGCGCCTGCTGATGGCGGCCATTTTTGGCGCGCTGATCGGCTTCGAGCGTGAAATCAACACCGCCGAGGCGGGCTTGCGCACCCACATCCTGGTGGCGGTGGCCGCGGCGCTTTTCACCATTCTGACCTTCGAGATTTTCCACACGATCGAGGTGGGATCGCAGGGGCCGCAGGCCGACCCGATCCGTGCGGTGGAGGCAGTGACCGCCGGCATCGCCTTCCTCGGCGCGGGGGCGATCTTCCGCAGCGGGCGGAACGTGCAGGGACTGACCACGGGCGCGGGCATGTGGCTGGCAGGCGCGGTGGGCGTGGCGACGGCGCTGGGCTTTTATATCGTCGCCGCCATGGTCGCGCTGTTTGCCGTGCTGGTGCTGGCAGCGCTGCGGGCATTTTCGCACCATGTCCTGGGGCACAAGAGTGCCGAAGTGGTGGCGGACGAGATGAGCCGCGGGGAGAAGCCTTAG
- a CDS encoding SDR family NAD(P)-dependent oxidoreductase — MDLGLKGKKAVITGGTVGIGLAIAEGLAREGCDLLLVGRDGARADAEAARIGATFGVTARGISADVATAKGCDAAIAAAGDIDILINNAGTGSNETILEAEDAKWQYYWDLHVMAAVRLARGLVPGMKRRGGGAVVHNASICAVQPLWYEPIYNTTKAALMMFSKTLANEVVGDNIRVNTVNPGLVLTPDWIKTAKQIAGEEGYEAHLQAVADEAGGMKRFAAPEEVAAFIVFLCSDKASYSTGSTYFVDGGWLKSV; from the coding sequence ATGGACCTCGGGCTCAAGGGAAAGAAGGCCGTCATCACCGGCGGCACCGTGGGGATCGGTCTCGCCATCGCAGAAGGTCTGGCCAGGGAGGGCTGCGACCTCCTGCTCGTGGGGCGTGACGGAGCGCGTGCGGATGCGGAGGCCGCGCGGATCGGCGCCACGTTCGGCGTGACGGCGCGGGGCATTTCGGCCGATGTGGCGACTGCCAAAGGTTGCGATGCGGCGATCGCGGCGGCCGGCGATATCGATATTCTCATCAACAATGCCGGCACCGGATCGAACGAAACGATCCTTGAGGCCGAGGACGCCAAGTGGCAATATTATTGGGACCTGCATGTGATGGCCGCCGTGCGGCTGGCGCGCGGACTGGTGCCGGGCATGAAGCGGCGCGGCGGTGGTGCGGTGGTGCACAATGCCTCGATCTGCGCGGTGCAGCCTCTGTGGTACGAGCCGATCTACAACACGACCAAGGCCGCGCTGATGATGTTTTCCAAGACGCTCGCCAATGAGGTGGTGGGGGACAATATCCGCGTCAATACGGTCAATCCGGGGCTGGTGCTGACGCCGGACTGGATCAAGACCGCCAAGCAGATCGCCGGCGAAGAGGGATATGAGGCGCATCTGCAGGCGGTGGCCGACGAGGCGGGCGGGATGAAGCGTTTCGCCGCGCCAGAGGAAGTGGCGGCGTTCATCGTCTTCCTCTGCTCGGACAAGGCGAGCTATTCGACCGGCAGCACCTATTTCGTCGATGGCGGCTGGCTCAAGAGCGTGTAG
- a CDS encoding NAD(P)-dependent alcohol dehydrogenase, with protein MAMVRALVLERQHELALRDIDLPLEVGPGQVRIAIHTVGVCGSDVHYYTHGRIGPFVVNAPMVLGHEAAGTIVALGEGVTHLKVGDRVCMEPGIPDANSRASRLGMYNVDPAVTFWATPPIHGVLTAEVVHPANYTFKLPDNVSFAEGAMVEPFAVGMQAASKARIQPGDIAVVLGAGPIGTMVALAALAGGCARVIVADLAQPKLDIAAQYEGIIPVNIRTEKVADAVARLTDGWGADVVFECSGAPKAWETIMNLPRPGGAIVVVGLPVEPVAIDIAGASVKEVRIENVFRYAHQYDRAIALIASGKVNLKPLISETFAFEDAKTAFDRAVEARPSDVKLQIRVAQ; from the coding sequence ATGGCGATGGTTCGGGCCCTGGTTCTGGAGCGGCAGCATGAGCTGGCGCTGCGCGATATCGATCTTCCGCTGGAGGTTGGACCGGGTCAGGTCCGCATCGCAATCCACACTGTCGGCGTGTGCGGCTCGGACGTTCACTATTACACGCATGGGCGGATCGGCCCCTTCGTGGTCAACGCGCCCATGGTGCTCGGCCACGAGGCGGCCGGGACTATCGTCGCCCTTGGAGAGGGTGTCACGCATCTCAAGGTCGGCGACCGCGTCTGCATGGAGCCGGGCATTCCCGACGCCAATTCGCGCGCCAGTCGCCTCGGCATGTACAATGTCGACCCTGCGGTGACGTTCTGGGCCACCCCGCCGATCCATGGCGTGTTGACGGCTGAAGTCGTGCATCCGGCCAACTATACTTTCAAACTTCCAGACAATGTCAGTTTTGCCGAAGGCGCGATGGTGGAGCCGTTCGCCGTCGGTATGCAGGCTGCGAGCAAGGCCCGGATCCAGCCGGGCGACATCGCGGTCGTGCTGGGCGCCGGACCCATCGGCACCATGGTTGCCCTCGCGGCGCTCGCCGGGGGATGTGCACGCGTGATCGTGGCCGATCTGGCGCAGCCAAAGCTCGATATTGCCGCCCAATACGAGGGCATCATTCCGGTCAATATCCGCACGGAAAAGGTGGCCGACGCGGTTGCGCGCCTGACCGATGGCTGGGGCGCCGACGTGGTGTTCGAATGCTCGGGCGCGCCCAAGGCATGGGAAACCATCATGAACCTGCCGCGTCCCGGTGGAGCGATTGTCGTCGTCGGGCTGCCGGTGGAACCGGTGGCCATCGACATTGCCGGTGCTTCGGTCAAGGAAGTGCGGATCGAAAATGTCTTTCGCTATGCCCATCAATATGACCGAGCCATTGCGCTCATTGCCTCAGGCAAAGTCAACCTCAAGCCGCTGATTTCAGAAACCTTTGCTTTCGAGGACGCCAAGACGGCCTTCGATCGTGCCGTCGAGGCGCGCCCGAGCGACGTCAAGCTGCAAATCCGCGTCGCACAATAG
- the ade gene encoding adenine deaminase, producing MTRTLSTSAPGSEALSAMIMAGRGLAPADLVIRNVGLLDVITGAVTQTDIAIVGDRIVGTHARYEGREEIDGTGRFAVPGFIDTHLHIESSLVTPLEFDRCVLPHGVTTVLCDPHEIANVLGAEGIRYFLDSAERAIMDIRVNLSSCVPATPFETAGARLEIEDLLPFRDHPKVVGLAEMMNFPGVLNADPGILAKLVAFQDGHIDGHAPLLRGQDLNGYLAAGIRTDHEATSAAEAREKLAKGMAILIREGSVSKDLEALAEILDENTSSFVALCTDDRNPLDIAEEGHLDSSIRRLIAMGRPLHHVYRAASHSAARIFGLRDRGLLAPGWRADLALVDSLQDCTVSNVIAAGRLVTSSLFEAREAVAPVGLSSMKASPVTAEAFVTEARPGQNSVPVIGVKPGLILTFREEATLASGASGLQPDLDADVIKVAVIERHGKNGNIGRSFVKGFGLKRGAIASSVGHDSHNITVVGADDADMALAVNRLIQLGGGFAVAEDGRITAELALPLAGLMSLEPFEQVSADLHHLRDAARALGCVLPEPFLQVAFLALPVIPHLKMTDRGLFDVDLFDFVS from the coding sequence ATGACCCGCACGCTCTCAACGTCCGCTCCCGGCTCCGAAGCCCTCTCCGCCATGATCATGGCGGGCCGAGGCTTGGCGCCGGCCGATCTCGTCATTCGCAATGTCGGCCTGCTCGACGTCATCACGGGTGCCGTCACACAGACGGACATTGCCATTGTCGGTGACCGCATCGTGGGGACCCATGCGCGCTACGAAGGACGTGAGGAGATCGATGGCACCGGGCGCTTTGCCGTGCCTGGCTTTATCGACACACACCTGCATATCGAATCCTCGCTCGTCACCCCGCTCGAATTCGATCGCTGCGTGCTGCCACACGGCGTCACCACCGTCCTTTGCGACCCCCATGAGATCGCCAATGTCCTGGGCGCCGAGGGCATCCGCTATTTCCTCGACAGCGCCGAGCGCGCCATCATGGATATCCGGGTCAATCTCTCCTCCTGCGTGCCCGCTACCCCCTTCGAAACCGCAGGCGCCCGGCTCGAAATCGAGGACCTGCTGCCCTTCCGCGATCACCCTAAGGTCGTCGGTCTCGCCGAAATGATGAACTTCCCCGGCGTGCTCAATGCCGATCCGGGCATTCTTGCCAAGCTCGTTGCCTTTCAGGATGGCCACATCGATGGCCACGCCCCGCTGCTGCGCGGCCAGGACCTCAACGGCTACCTTGCCGCCGGCATCCGCACCGATCATGAGGCGACCTCTGCGGCCGAGGCACGCGAAAAGCTCGCCAAGGGCATGGCCATTCTCATTCGCGAAGGCTCTGTTTCCAAGGACCTCGAGGCCCTGGCAGAGATTCTCGACGAGAACACCTCCAGCTTCGTCGCCCTCTGCACCGATGACCGCAATCCGCTCGACATTGCCGAGGAAGGCCATCTCGACAGCTCGATCCGGCGCCTCATCGCCATGGGTCGCCCGCTCCATCACGTCTATCGCGCGGCCAGCCATTCGGCCGCCCGCATATTCGGCCTGCGCGACCGGGGCCTCTTGGCGCCCGGCTGGCGCGCCGACCTAGCGCTTGTCGATAGTCTCCAGGACTGCACGGTGTCGAACGTCATCGCGGCCGGGCGCCTTGTGACTTCTTCCCTCTTCGAGGCCCGCGAGGCTGTCGCTCCGGTGGGTCTTTCCTCCATGAAGGCCAGCCCCGTCACCGCCGAAGCCTTTGTCACCGAGGCGAGGCCTGGCCAGAACAGCGTTCCCGTCATCGGGGTCAAGCCGGGCCTCATCCTCACCTTCCGCGAGGAGGCGACCCTCGCCTCGGGCGCCAGCGGGCTTCAGCCCGATCTCGACGCCGATGTCATCAAGGTGGCCGTCATCGAGCGGCACGGCAAGAACGGCAATATCGGCCGATCCTTCGTCAAGGGCTTCGGCCTCAAGCGCGGCGCGATTGCCTCATCGGTCGGTCATGACAGCCACAACATCACGGTGGTGGGCGCCGACGATGCCGACATGGCCTTGGCGGTAAACCGCCTCATCCAGTTGGGCGGTGGCTTTGCCGTGGCCGAGGACGGGCGGATTACCGCTGAACTGGCCTTGCCCCTTGCGGGCCTCATGAGCCTTGAGCCCTTCGAGCAGGTTTCGGCAGACCTGCATCACTTGCGCGACGCCGCCAGGGCGCTCGGTTGCGTCCTGCCCGAGCCGTTCCTTCAGGTCGCGTTCCTGGCGCTGCCGGTCATTCCCCATCTGAAAATGACCGACCGCGGCCTGTTCGACGTCGATCTTTTCGACTTCGTCAGCTGA
- a CDS encoding malate synthase G, which produces MTEYLTKSGLSVHPLLADFVETEALPGTSVSPEQFWSGFAALLAEHVPTNARLLARRDALQGQIDDWHRQNGPVSNNPAGYESFLREIGYLVEEPGDFTIETEGLDPEIATTCGPQLVVPVSNARYALNAANARWGSLYDALYGTDVIGREGELAPGKGYNASRGAAVVARVAEFLDATFPLAGGSHKDASGYHIVKDGDTRVLVVDTAIGRTGLRDPDAFVGYGGTETEGEIVLKHNGLHVVLVIAPQTEIGAAHAAGLSDVIVEAALTTIQDCEDSVAAVDAEDKVGVYRNWLGLMTGSLADTFEKGGKQVTRTLKADRTYKDIQGKPLVLKGRSLLLVRNVGHLMNTDAVLLDGKPVGEGLMDAAITALCALHDQGRNARHGAIYVVKPKMHGPEEVAFACAIFASVEAMLGLKPNQIKLGIMDEERRTSANLKAAIYEARARVFFINTGFLDRTGDEIHTSMEAGAVLRKDEIKSEKWIASYEDRNVLIGLKAGFSGKAQIGKGMWARPDDMAAMMEAKIGHPNAGANTAWVPSPTAATLHALHYHQVDVFEAQTRRHNQPLPSLTDLFSMPAQAPYSLSREEITRELENNAQGILGYVVRWVQQGVGCSKVPDINNVGLMEDRATCRISSQAVANWLRHGLVSRDEVTSVFERMAKVVDEQNAGDPIYRPMSENFQSVAFTAALDLALHGADQPSGYTEPLLHAARRKVKARDKARA; this is translated from the coding sequence ATGACTGAATACCTGACGAAATCCGGCCTTTCCGTGCATCCGCTGCTGGCGGATTTCGTCGAGACGGAAGCATTGCCCGGGACGTCGGTTTCGCCGGAGCAGTTCTGGTCTGGGTTTGCGGCACTGCTGGCCGAGCATGTGCCGACCAATGCGCGGCTGCTGGCGCGGCGCGATGCGCTGCAGGGCCAGATCGATGACTGGCATCGCCAGAACGGGCCGGTGTCCAACAATCCCGCCGGCTATGAGAGCTTCCTGCGCGAGATCGGCTATCTTGTCGAAGAGCCGGGTGATTTCACTATCGAAACCGAGGGGCTCGATCCCGAAATCGCCACGACCTGCGGGCCGCAGCTGGTGGTGCCGGTGTCCAATGCGCGGTATGCGCTCAATGCCGCCAATGCGCGCTGGGGTTCGCTTTATGACGCGCTTTATGGCACGGACGTGATCGGGCGCGAGGGCGAGCTGGCGCCGGGCAAGGGCTACAATGCGTCACGCGGCGCGGCCGTGGTGGCACGGGTGGCCGAGTTCCTCGATGCCACGTTTCCGCTGGCCGGGGGCAGCCACAAGGATGCGAGCGGGTACCATATCGTCAAGGACGGCGACACGCGGGTGCTGGTGGTGGATACCGCCATCGGGCGGACGGGCCTGCGCGACCCCGATGCCTTCGTGGGCTATGGCGGCACGGAGACCGAAGGCGAGATCGTGCTCAAGCACAATGGCCTGCATGTCGTGCTGGTCATCGCCCCGCAGACAGAAATCGGCGCGGCCCATGCGGCCGGGTTGAGCGATGTGATCGTGGAAGCGGCGCTGACCACGATCCAGGATTGCGAGGATTCGGTGGCCGCCGTCGATGCCGAGGACAAGGTCGGCGTCTATCGCAACTGGCTGGGCCTGATGACGGGATCGCTGGCGGACACATTCGAAAAAGGCGGCAAGCAGGTGACGCGCACGCTCAAGGCGGACCGCACCTACAAGGACATCCAGGGCAAGCCGCTGGTGCTCAAGGGTCGCTCGTTGCTGCTGGTGCGCAATGTGGGGCACCTGATGAATACCGACGCCGTGCTGCTCGACGGCAAGCCGGTGGGCGAGGGCCTAATGGATGCGGCCATCACCGCGCTATGCGCCCTGCACGACCAGGGCCGCAATGCGCGCCATGGCGCCATCTATGTCGTCAAGCCCAAGATGCATGGCCCCGAGGAAGTGGCCTTTGCCTGCGCCATCTTCGCGTCCGTCGAAGCCATGCTGGGCCTCAAGCCCAACCAGATCAAGCTCGGCATCATGGACGAGGAGCGCCGGACTTCGGCCAATCTCAAGGCGGCCATCTACGAGGCCCGCGCCCGGGTGTTCTTCATCAATACCGGCTTCCTCGACCGGACCGGGGACGAGATTCACACCTCGATGGAAGCGGGCGCCGTGCTGCGCAAGGACGAGATCAAGAGCGAAAAGTGGATTGCCTCCTACGAGGATCGCAATGTGCTGATCGGGCTCAAGGCCGGGTTCTCGGGCAAGGCGCAGATCGGCAAGGGCATGTGGGCCCGGCCCGATGATATGGCGGCGATGATGGAGGCCAAGATCGGCCATCCCAATGCCGGCGCCAATACGGCCTGGGTGCCCTCGCCGACAGCCGCGACGCTGCATGCGCTGCATTATCATCAGGTCGACGTGTTCGAAGCCCAGACGCGCCGCCATAACCAGCCTCTGCCGAGCCTCACCGACCTGTTCTCCATGCCGGCGCAGGCGCCATATTCGCTCAGCCGCGAGGAGATCACCCGCGAACTCGAGAACAATGCCCAGGGTATATTGGGCTATGTGGTGCGCTGGGTGCAGCAGGGCGTGGGGTGTTCGAAGGTTCCGGACATCAACAATGTCGGACTGATGGAAGACCGCGCCACATGCCGGATTTCATCGCAGGCGGTTGCCAACTGGCTGCGCCACGGCCTTGTCAGTCGCGACGAGGTAACCTCGGTGTTCGAGCGCATGGCCAAGGTGGTGGACGAGCAGAATGCAGGCGATCCGATCTATCGGCCAATGAGCGAGAACTTCCAGTCGGTGGCGTTCACGGCGGCCCTGGACCTGGCCCTGCACGGAGCCGACCAGCCCAGCGGCTATACCGAGCCGCTGCTGCATGCCGCCCGGCGCAAGGTCAAGGCGCGCGACAAGGCGCGCGCCTGA
- the guaD gene encoding guanine deaminase, translating to MSRTILRGRVLSFTRAPQAIDDHESYLYLEDGAVGIADGIVVWVGDFAEADLAGAMVIDHRPNLILPGFIDLHLHYVQSNMMAAYAGSLLEWLNTYTFIEEQKFAQQGHADAVAVDFYDALIRHGTTSAVAYCSSHPRSVDAFFAEAQRRNMLMVGGKVMMDRNAPEGLCDTAQSGYDDTKALIARWHGRGRGLYAISPRFAITSTPEQMEAARALVAEHPDAYVQTHLSENDAEISYSMALYPDSPDYTGIYEDYGLLGRKTLLGHCIHLNHRETAVLAETGAVAVFCPTSNLFLGSGLFDRERLMKAGVRVGVATDIGGGTSVSMLRTLDEGYKVLQLRGQRLNPLASFDMATRGNAEALGLDDTIGSIAPGRAADLVVLDARATPLMRMRMGNVETLVEELFVLQTLGDDRAVAEVYVAGARAKSTLGGL from the coding sequence ATGAGCCGGACAATCCTGCGGGGCCGGGTGCTGAGCTTCACGCGCGCGCCGCAGGCGATCGACGATCACGAGAGCTATCTCTATCTCGAGGACGGCGCCGTCGGCATCGCGGATGGGATCGTGGTCTGGGTGGGGGACTTCGCCGAGGCCGACCTGGCGGGGGCCATGGTGATCGACCACCGGCCCAACCTGATCCTGCCCGGCTTCATCGACCTGCACCTGCATTACGTGCAGAGCAACATGATGGCTGCCTATGCCGGGTCGCTGCTCGAATGGCTCAACACCTATACCTTCATCGAGGAGCAGAAATTCGCCCAGCAGGGTCACGCCGATGCGGTGGCGGTCGATTTCTATGACGCCCTGATCCGCCATGGCACGACGAGCGCGGTGGCCTATTGCTCGAGCCATCCGCGTTCGGTCGACGCCTTTTTTGCCGAGGCACAGAGGCGGAACATGCTGATGGTGGGCGGCAAGGTGATGATGGACCGCAATGCGCCCGAGGGGCTCTGCGACACCGCCCAATCGGGTTATGACGACACCAAGGCGCTGATTGCGCGCTGGCATGGGCGCGGGCGGGGGCTCTATGCGATCTCGCCGCGCTTTGCCATCACCTCGACGCCGGAGCAGATGGAGGCGGCGCGGGCGCTGGTCGCCGAGCATCCCGATGCTTACGTGCAGACCCATCTCAGCGAGAACGACGCCGAGATTTCCTATTCGATGGCGCTTTATCCCGATAGTCCGGACTATACCGGGATTTACGAAGATTATGGGCTATTGGGACGCAAGACGCTGCTGGGCCATTGCATCCATCTCAACCATCGCGAAACGGCCGTCCTGGCGGAAACGGGAGCGGTGGCGGTGTTTTGCCCGACGTCCAACCTGTTCCTGGGCTCGGGGCTGTTCGACCGCGAACGGCTGATGAAGGCGGGGGTGCGGGTTGGGGTTGCGACCGATATCGGCGGGGGCACGAGCGTCTCGATGCTGCGCACGCTCGACGAGGGTTACAAGGTGCTGCAATTGCGCGGGCAAAGGCTCAATCCGCTGGCCTCGTTCGACATGGCGACGCGCGGCAATGCCGAGGCTCTGGGGCTGGACGACACGATCGGCTCGATCGCGCCGGGGCGGGCGGCAGACCTCGTGGTGCTCGATGCACGGGCCACACCGCTGATGCGGATGCGCATGGGCAATGTCGAAACTTTGGTGGAAGAATTGTTTGTACTCCAGACTTTGGGCGACGACCGGGCCGTGGCGGAAGTCTATGTTGCTGGTGCAAGGGCGAAGTCTACTTTAGGCGGGTTGTGA
- a CDS encoding urate hydroxylase PuuD, which yields MPEYAIFYEWAMFAVRWLHVVTAIAWIGSSFYFIALDLGLRKTPSLPPLAHGEEWQVHGGGFYHIQKYLVAPEFLPEHLTWFKWESYATWLSGAMLLVLLYYVGADLFLVDRNVFDVPSWVAILISAGSIVLGWLLYDTLCKSPIGQSTTGLMLVLFAILVAMSWGYTQLFTGRAALLHMGAFTATIMTANVAMIIIPNQKIVVADLKAGRVPDAKYGKIAKQRSLHNNYLTLPVIFFMLSSHYPLAFATQWNWIIASLIFLVGVVIRHYFNTRHARKGNPHWTWLAATVLMLIIAWLSTSPKLPGVDTPSLASATGERFMATEHFAAASLAVQTRCAMCHTAEPVYEGVYEAPKNVILDNDVAIANQAHQIAIQAGWSHAMPPGNVTEMTAAERALLVEWYREGTGS from the coding sequence ATGCCCGAATACGCTATCTTTTACGAATGGGCGATGTTTGCCGTGCGCTGGTTGCACGTCGTGACCGCCATTGCCTGGATCGGGTCGTCCTTTTATTTCATTGCGCTGGATTTGGGCCTGCGCAAGACGCCGAGCCTGCCGCCCCTGGCGCATGGCGAGGAATGGCAGGTGCATGGGGGCGGCTTCTACCACATCCAGAAATACCTGGTGGCGCCCGAATTTCTCCCCGAGCACCTCACCTGGTTCAAGTGGGAGAGCTACGCGACCTGGCTGAGCGGCGCTATGCTGCTGGTGCTGCTCTATTACGTGGGCGCGGACCTGTTCCTGGTCGACCGCAATGTGTTCGACGTGCCCAGCTGGGTGGCGATCCTGATCTCCGCCGGCTCGATCGTGCTGGGCTGGCTGCTTTACGACACGCTCTGCAAATCCCCGATCGGGCAATCGACGACCGGGCTGATGCTGGTGCTGTTCGCCATTCTCGTCGCCATGAGCTGGGGCTATACCCAGCTCTTCACCGGGCGGGCCGCCCTGCTGCACATGGGGGCGTTCACCGCGACCATCATGACGGCGAACGTGGCGATGATCATCATCCCCAACCAGAAGATCGTGGTGGCCGACCTCAAGGCCGGGCGGGTGCCGGACGCCAAATATGGCAAGATTGCCAAGCAGCGCAGCCTGCACAACAATTACCTCACGCTGCCGGTGATCTTCTTCATGCTGTCCAGCCATTATCCGCTGGCGTTCGCGACGCAGTGGAACTGGATCATTGCCTCGCTGATCTTTCTTGTCGGCGTGGTCATCCGGCACTATTTCAATACCCGGCATGCCCGGAAGGGCAATCCGCACTGGACCTGGCTCGCTGCCACGGTGCTGATGCTGATCATCGCCTGGCTGTCCACCTCGCCCAAGCTGCCGGGCGTCGACACGCCCAGCCTGGCGTCGGCCACCGGCGAGCGGTTCATGGCGACGGAGCATTTCGCCGCCGCCAGCCTTGCGGTGCAGACGCGCTGCGCCATGTGCCACACGGCCGAACCGGTCTATGAAGGCGTCTACGAGGCGCCCAAGAATGTCATTCTCGACAATGATGTCGCCATCGCCAATCAAGCCCACCAGATCGCCATCCAGGCCGGATGGAGCCATGCCATGCCACCGGGCAATGTCACCGAAATGACCGCGGCGGAGCGGGCGCTGCTGGTGGAATGGTATCGCGAGGGCACCGGCTCATGA
- a CDS encoding BMP family ABC transporter substrate-binding protein: MTDLINKPVTQEKPMTLNRRNLLKAGAVAAALPLLGSRAFAQTEPLKVGFVLVGTINDNGWNYAHNQARLYLEEQLGDAVETVYVENVPEGPDCERVLRELAQQGCKLIFATSFGFGDSVIKVAEQFPDITFEHATGYMRAANVGTYNARFHEGRAVCGTIAGHLSQTGKAGYIGSFPIPEVVMGINAFVLAARKVNPDFTITPVFISSWNDPAREADAARAMIDQGIDVIAQHTDGPAALQVAEERGIVGGFGQGADMSAFAPQAQLTSIIDNWGPHYVKTAQAVIDGTWESKDSWPGLAEGEVEIGPYGPKVTEEVAAAAEAVKQGQIDGSFNIFTGPINDHTGVERVAAGVTMTDEELLGMDWYVEGVNPPA; this comes from the coding sequence ATGACTGACCTGATCAACAAGCCCGTCACTCAGGAGAAACCCATGACGCTCAATCGTCGTAACCTGCTCAAGGCCGGCGCCGTCGCCGCGGCATTGCCGCTGCTTGGCTCGCGCGCCTTCGCCCAGACCGAACCGCTCAAGGTCGGCTTCGTGCTCGTCGGCACGATCAACGACAATGGCTGGAACTATGCGCATAACCAGGCTCGTCTCTATCTTGAAGAGCAGCTGGGCGATGCGGTCGAAACCGTCTATGTCGAGAACGTGCCGGAAGGCCCAGACTGCGAGCGCGTGCTGCGCGAGCTGGCCCAGCAGGGCTGCAAGCTGATCTTCGCCACCAGCTTCGGCTTCGGTGACTCGGTGATCAAGGTTGCCGAGCAGTTCCCCGACATTACCTTCGAGCACGCCACCGGCTATATGCGCGCGGCCAATGTGGGCACCTATAATGCCCGCTTCCATGAAGGCCGTGCCGTTTGCGGCACCATTGCCGGCCATCTCAGCCAGACCGGCAAGGCAGGCTATATCGGTTCGTTCCCGATCCCCGAAGTGGTCATGGGCATCAATGCCTTCGTGCTGGCCGCCCGCAAGGTGAACCCTGACTTCACCATCACTCCGGTGTTCATCTCGAGCTGGAACGACCCGGCCAGGGAGGCCGACGCGGCCCGCGCCATGATCGACCAGGGCATCGACGTGATTGCCCAGCACACCGACGGCCCGGCTGCCCTGCAGGTTGCCGAGGAACGCGGCATCGTGGGCGGTTTCGGCCAGGGCGCCGACATGAGCGCCTTTGCACCGCAGGCCCAGCTGACCTCGATCATCGACAATTGGGGCCCCCACTATGTCAAGACCGCCCAGGCCGTGATCGACGGCACCTGGGAGAGCAAGGACAGCTGGCCGGGCCTGGCCGAAGGCGAAGTCGAGATCGGGCCCTATGGCCCCAAGGTCACCGAAGAGGTCGCTGCCGCCGCTGAAGCGGTCAAGCAGGGCCAGATCGATGGCTCGTTCAATATCTTCACCGGCCCGATCAACGATCATACCGGTGTCGAGCGCGTTGCCGCCGGCGTCACCATGACCGATGAAGAGCTTCTGGGCATGGACTGGTATGTCGAAGGCGTGAACCCGCCGGCATAA